The DNA segment ACCCTTCTTGAGGACTATCAAGCACATGCATATatccaaaaacacacaaaataaaaagtaaaatgaatcaTTAAACATTTTCACTCATGACTATTTTTCTTGGATAAACATTCATTCCTATAACCCAGATGTTGAGGCATCTAAAGACTTACCTACAGAATTTTTCTTTATCATAAATTCCTTCATAGAACAGAAAGGAAGCACATTGGCTTCCAAATCAGTGAATCAATACTTGTTGGAATCATTTGGAAAAGTTTAGAGAATGCCACCCCATAGAGGAAATCTCATGATAGGCTTTGAGATTTTCAATCCTGACACCATATCAGTTCCCACTCTCTATTCCATGCTTCGGTTTGAGAATGTGAGCTCTGAGCTTCCTGCTTTAGCTGTCATATCTAACGCTTGTTGCTTTGTCTCTCGGGATGATCCTGATTCACTCTGGAACCATAAGGCAAATTAAGTTCTTTTACAAGTAGCCTTAGACACTGTGATTtatcacaggaagaaaaaaaacccactagtACTCATCCATAAAGTTTTACTTCACGTAATTGAAGAGAAGCATGATATCTAAAAGGTTTTCCCTACTAAACAAATCTGCAGGGTTTTGTCCATGAGGTTATAAATGCAGCAAAGACGGCTATCACAATATTTGAACAGAATGTTGACACTTGTCTGAATTTTCTCCACAACAATCTTGTATAACTAAATATAAGTTCATTGACTAAAGATCGTACCAAATCCTTTATACGCATAGATTCCTTACAGTCTCGGTTCTTTCATGTCTTCTAAGACTACTGTAATATAGGAAAGATTTAACGAATTCATTATACATTACAACTTTTACTCTTGGATGAACTCTTTCATGGATTTAAAGACCAGGGTGAAATGCAAAGACTTCATAACAGTGATGAAATCCATAGAGTGACTCTCCACTATGAATTCTTGCATGCCTTTAAAGATAACTATAGCATGGAAAGGCTATacaacactgattacattcaaaaGGTTTCTCTCCTGGaaaagtggttttattttttatgaacttGGAGAAGATTCATTATGACAGGATTTCTCACATTGAATACATTCATAGTGTTTTACTCCAGTATGAGttattttatgcctttgaagattaGCAAGACGTGCAAACGCTTTCCCACATTGATTACATACGTAAGGTTTCACTCCAGTATGAGTTGTTTTATGAACTTGGAGATGACTGTGCTGTGAAAATGCTTTACCACACTGcatacattcatagggtttctctccagtatgggctCTTCTATGTATCTGgagattactgtgacatgcaaaggctttaccacattcacTGCATTcataaggcttctctccagtatgaattcttttatgtatttgaacaTGACTGTAACGtgcaaaggctttcccacactgattgcactcatagggtttctctccagtatgggttcttttatgcagTTGGAGACTACTGTGGTATGAAAAGACTTTCCTACAGTGactacattcataaggtttctctccagtatgagttcttttatgtatttggagaCCACCATATCGTaaaaaggctttcccacactgattacattcatagggtttctctccagtatgagtttttttatgtatttggaggtttttcttttgtgagaaggctttaccacattgattacattcatagggcttctccccAGTGTGAATCCTTTTATGTCTTTGAACATAACTGTAACGTgcaaaggctttcccacattcattacattcataaggtttctctccagtatggcttcttttatgTATCTGGAGACTGCTGTGGTGAGAAAATACTTtcccacattgattacattcataaggtttctctccagtatgagttcttcTATGTATTTGGAGATGACCGTGGTTTGAGAAGGCTTTCCCACAGTGATCACATTCATAGGTTTTCTTTCCCGTATGACTTCTCTCATGCCTATGAAGATAATTGACACAAGTAAATGCTATAACAAGTCCATTACTCTGATGAATGCTTTTATTTGTATGACTTAATGTTACAGTTTGGTCTAATGGCAAAGAGGAGTCACATGTTGTTTACATTATAGGTTTCCATATCAC comes from the Microtus pennsylvanicus isolate mMicPen1 chromosome 9, mMicPen1.hap1, whole genome shotgun sequence genome and includes:
- the LOC142857872 gene encoding uncharacterized protein LOC142857872 isoform X2 — its product is MCTQRTLCLGRGTGAVTYDDVHVNFTQDEWALLDHSQKCLYKDVMLETYRNLIAVGYKEEDYNIKVHCQRPRKHGRHERSHTGKKTYECDHCGKAFSNHGHLQIHRRTHTGEKPYECNQCGKVFSHHSSLQIHKRSHTGEKPYECNECGKAFARYSYVQRHKRIHTGEKPYECNQCGKAFSQKKNLQIHKKTHTGEKPYECNQCGKAFLRYGGLQIHKRTHTGEKPYECSHCRKVFSYHSSLQLHKRTHTGEKPYECNQCGKAFARYSHVQIHKRIHTGEKPYECSECGKAFACHSNLQIHRRAHTGEKPYECMQCGKAFSQHSHLQVHKTTHTGVKPYVCNQCGKAFARLANLQRHKITHTGVKHYECIQCEKSCHNESSPSS